In the genome of Variovorax sp. PAMC26660, the window TCTTGAGCAGGACATCCTTGGCGGCCGGCTCTTCGATCAGCCGGGCCTCGACGGTGCAATGGACCGCCAGGTAGTTCCACGTCGGCACGCGCGCCAGATCGGGATAGACCGAGGGCGAAAGGTATGAATGCGGCCCGAGGAAAGTGACGACCGCGCTCGGCCGTGCCTGCAGATAGCGCCAGTGCGGGTTGGGCTTGGCGCAATGGCCCCACAACACCAGCTCGTCGCCCTCTCGTCGCTCGGCCACCAAAGGCAGGTGAGAGACGAACGGCAGCCCGTCGTCGTCGTTCGAGATCAGGCTCGCGAAGGGGTGCGAGCGCATCAGTTCCAGCGCGATGGCCGGGTCCTTGGCATTGAACTGCGGAGGCATGTACATGGGGCGGGTTCCTCGTGGCGAGGCCTGATTGTCCCCGAGCCGCGCTACTTTGCGTGCACGGCCTCCAGTTGCTTCACCATCACCGTGTAGCCACGGGCCCTGGCCAGTTGCAGCGGTGTGTTGCCTTGCCGGTCGGCCAGCTTCAGGCTGGCACCGGCGTCGATCAGCGCGGCCAGCGTGCGCTGGTGGCGCGATCCGCCGTCGCCGAGCACGATGGACTCGATGGTCGCGGTCCAGTGCAGGTTGTTCACATGGTCGAGCGGCGCGCCGTCCGCGATCAGGCGGCGCACCACCTCGTCGTGGCCCAGATGCGCGGCGGCGATCAGCGCCGTGCCGTCGTAGCGGCTCGTGGTCTGCCCGGCATTGGCGCCGAGCGACAGGAGCAGCGTGAGCGAGGCCACATCGTCGGCCACCGCCGCGATGGTCACGGCGTCGTAGCGATCGTCTTCGAGCAGATCGAGGTTGGCGCCGGCCTTGGCCAGCAGCTTCACCGCGTCGCGTTGCCGCGCATGGGTGGCGACATG includes:
- a CDS encoding FMN-binding negative transcriptional regulator → MYMPPQFNAKDPAIALELMRSHPFASLISNDDDGLPFVSHLPLVAERREGDELVLWGHCAKPNPHWRYLQARPSAVVTFLGPHSYLSPSVYPDLARVPTWNYLAVHCTVEARLIEEPAAKDVLLKKLIGDHEPGYAQQWRDLGEEFQLKMLAGIVGFELRVTALQCKVKLNQHRRESHAAMHAAYSAGTPDEQALAVWMDRLGMNVEAPVAQGR
- a CDS encoding ankyrin repeat domain-containing protein, coding for MTARGAWTAVLAVALGLGASAGVSAQVPPLATEVLAYEGLHRAAWHGDLPKLRSLIASGASLDARDPRGRTPLHVATHARQRDAVKLLAKAGANLDLLEDDRYDAVTIAAVADDVASLTLLLSLGANAGQTTSRYDGTALIAAAHLGHDEVVRRLIADGAPLDHVNNLHWTATIESIVLGDGGSRHQRTLAALIDAGASLKLADRQGNTPLQLARARGYTVMVKQLEAVHAK